tgctccaaaaggaaacacaatgcagtAAGAGCCGAgaggtgaaaacattttgaattgaaagatcagggtaaatgtaacttattttgtcttctggcaAACATGTAATCTTCTGTAGCTTAGggcagtaataaatgaaaaaaatatatatgcgtgtgtgtgatatttaggcaaaataagaaaaatgaacacatcttcattctgttcaaaagttttcacccctcagcTCTTAtggcattgtgtttccttctgaagcatcagtgagtgtttgaacttgctgtaacagttgcatatgagtccctcagttgtcctcagtgtgaaaagatggatctcaaaatcatacagtcattgctggaaagagCTCAAataccaaagaatttgtgggacctaaaggattcttctgaagaacagtgagtAGTTCAactcttcaggacaaacaagggactcataaaaaactattactatacaaaaaacacagctgtggatcattcaggtaacaacacagtattaagaatcaagtgtatgcaaacttttgaatgaggtcatttttatcaattattattttctcttgtagactgtATGGAaatgtctttcatgtgaaatatcgtattcaggtcaatactaaatacaaaataacatgcattttgtatgatccctcttattttggttaaataatcaatattttgcagaatctacaaGGTACTGCaattatgaaaacttttgatttcaactgtagataaatagatatctatctatagatagagatagatagacagatgtgTTTTATGGCCTCTAATGGCCTTCTACAACTATGCTGTGTGATACAATGAAGCATGTGTTGTGCAAGACATTTCACTGGTTTTGTCAGTGCTGTCAGATCAGTTGTACCGACAGCTTCATATCTCTGTGCTGTGGTCTCTCGGCTCTGATTTGACCATGAAGAGCCGGTAACACGACACTGAGAGAAGAGCACACTGAGCTGCCAGTCAGTCTGAGGAAGGAATGACAAGCTGTGGAGCCCTGGACAGATTCAGGTGAGATACACCCATAAtcactagcatgttactattgtacatgtatattttactaTGGTTGGTTCGTCTGGTTGGTTTATTTGTAGAGTCTGTAGTATGAACAcctaaatcataaatataaaaaaaaatacaaagaaatgtcaaaatatgcattaaattaaacatgaaagactgaaatagtattttcttgtaaaacatacaagACACTCCAATAAACTTCCaacagtttttacagtgtaaatgaattaaaatgtgcaTGAATAGTCTGTTCTGTTTTATGTTGCATTGGTGAAGAAATGTTATAAACATAATTATAAACTGCAGAAGCTTTACACTTTTTAGAATAAAGATTTGAACAGCAATGTTTGgctaaaaaatggaaaatgttttattatgagCTCACTGGTGAGCGAGTGTATGAGGttcaaaaaaaatttcataaatCAAAGATAAATCAGGATTATTACACATACACCTAGGGAGTGTTAAAATGTCATCATATGAACTGTCATAAATGAGCTAGGCATACAAGTTCAGCCTTATCACATTCATGGACTCGCTGCCATTACTATTTCTTTAttaagtctttatttttttctgatttacatttacagttcTGCTGGGTGTTGTTATTGATATAGTATTTGTACTATAGTAATTAATTCATACACTACTTAAACTTTACTaatatttactaaaactaatatTGTGCTACCTGTTTCTCATGCAGCGCTCAGGGAGGGAAATATCATAAAAGCTCGACGCAAAGGCATATTTCAGTGAGTTAATGCTGGCGTGTTCTTTGAAGCATTAGTTTTGATCAGAGCAGCGGGGAAacgcatgtgtgtgtgaatcaGAGGGAGGAGAAGCTGAACACTCAGACCCACACGCATATTGATCATTAAAAGTGGGCGCGTTGTAATAGATTATCACGCCTACAGCGCGATCCTGGTTCAGATATCTTGCCGACTTCTCCCACTTGAGAGGATGCTCGTTCAGGGATGACCAAAGAGTTGTCGCAGGACTCTGTTCCAAACAGAAGTTGTGGTTTTCTTCGgtaagttttgttttgattttggcTCTGATATTAAGTTGTTCGGGCTTGTGAAGTGATTTTTATGTTCTTCAGCCACAGGGGGTTAAATGTTCACTTGAGGTTCAGGTGGGTACACCTGCCAGACAACATCGGTGATCCCCGAAATAATCGTTCGTTTAGAATCATTCGGTCATCAAGTTGTTTTAAAGAGAACTGAGTCGTAGAATGTTTAtcaatgcattattatttaaatttggctgcatttattgcatCTTAAACCAGAATAAACTGGTTTGCTAGTCTTACCTGGTGTCCTTGACTGATCTTAAGAGAGGGTTTGCGTACTTTTTAGTTAGTTAGGctagtttaaacattttttttttttcccaactgGAATGTAAATTAATATGAGAAATTCTTAAATCTTCTGCAGTATAAATTGACCTTGGTGAGTAATACAAGTTGTGAACGTTTTAGCCTAATATTTATTGATGTTTTGCTAAAAACAATGGTAACCATGGTCATTTTGtgtaaatgcataataaaaatatgtatttttattatatatatgttcCTCAACACTTCTAACCATAAGATATTTTGATCTATCTTACCTCATGATGTTTATAGTTTCATTGTGATTAGTGTTGCTAATTGCTTCTATATGCATTTTTCTGATGTACACTGAACAGCTGTCGTATGGTTAATAATAGATCCATTTTGTTTATGACTCTTTCTGGAATTTTTCCGTTCCTGTGCACTATGGAATCTTTGTAAGGAAAGTGAGGCCACTCTAATTGGATAAATTTCCACTTGGAAGGAGCGCACAGATTAACTGCATGAGGAAACACTTTAAAATCATGCAAATAGAGATAAAAACACTATTAGagtcttttaataataaataatggatacttgaaaatattttttctcagataCATATTCTCACtcataataaatgcttttggcCTCCACACATTATAACAATTACATTAGGGTTCAAATGTCCACaaattaaaatctgaaataataataataataataaagttttagaaactttaaaaagaaagattatgacataaaatgtagaaaaattGTGTCAGATACTGTACtgtataaatatgtacatttttgacacTGATAATGCACACAACAACCAGAAACATAAGGTCCTATTTGGATCACCGAAAATCATGCTAGATCATGATCATCAGGTTTATTCCAGTTTGTACCAATAAACCAAATACTAATTctgaaatttaaaatttcattaaaatttttaatgcgATAATCAGTGCTGGGTAGTAATAAGTAATCTACTTTATGCAATGCATGAAATGTATGTCAGATACCAACAAtaaagtacttgtaattagattatattacatttttaaaatgaccatgatcaaattacagttacttttattgtggattacatgattacatattattcacacaagaagttattcattatttatttatttgacctaattcttcctttttctttcttcttttacaAAGCAGTTTCAGAAACCCTgacataatgtaatgtttaatgcagtTCATGTAGTTGAAAACAaagaatgtaatatattttctttctcttcgtGTTTTTATATTAGTATACAAAACTATTTACATCTATGTAATAAATAAGtttggtcaaaagtaatctaaaagtagccggaatacattacctaaaatgtgtaatctAATAGGTTATAGAACTACAGGTTTCGTCATGTAATTTGACTACAGTTTGTAAGTAATATACCCAGCATTACAGATATTTGTATTGAAAAAATGAGTGCtctcaaatgattaattgcatccaaaataaaagtttttgcttacataatacatgtgtgtgtactgtgtatattaattatgtaaatacacacacttgcatgtatacatttaagaaaaatatgtttatatataaaaattatatgaatGCATGGACgaaatgtaaatgaatgaatgaaaatgtgtaaatattttcaaaatatataatgtatgtgtatttatatatacatagtaaatatacacagtattcacacatatatatgtaaaaaaattttttttggatgtgattaatcgcatgtgattaaaaatgcaaaatagaagCATTTATACTCATAGTCTTATATTTGCTCTCATTTTGTTCCTTTAAGGAGGTGTGTGTCGTCTTGCTCCTGCAATAACAGTATCATGGCAGCCTTCAAGGGTGTGTGGACTCAGGAATTCTGGAGAGCTGTTTCGGGGGAGTTTTTAGCCATGATAATATTCGTACTGATCAGTTTGGGATCCACCATCAACTGGACAGCAAAACAGGAGAACCCTCCACCCGTCGACCTCGTCCTCATCTCTCTCTGCTTTGGTTTATCCATCGCAACCCTCGTTCAGTGTTTCGGGCACATCAGCGGTGCCCACATCAACCCGGCTGTCACTGCGGCAATGGTTGCTACACGAAAGCTGAGTCTGGCAAAGGGTGTGTTTTATTTGCTGGCACAATGTCTGGGGGCAGTGGTGGGGTCAGCCATCTTGTACGGAGTGACACCAGCTTCAGTGAGAGGAGGAATGGGAGTGACTTCTGTAagtatgtttaattaaatggacagttcacccaaaaataacaaatcTGTCAATATAGGCCTGGAACACAGAAATCCGTAGGGTCCAGTTTTGTTTTGGACCCTATTGAATTTTattgagcaaaaacacttgAGACaaacttcaaaatatcttcatttgtgttccactgaaggaaaaagtcatacagaatgacacgagggtgagtaaatgatgacagaactttcatttttgggtgaactatccctttaaggcattGGATTAAAGTTTTACACATGATTAAACCTATTAGTAAAGCACTCAGTAACCCAAATTAAGCATGTCACATTAGTGAGACCCCTAAAATTTGTAATTGGTAGGGGCCTCCAGGAGAATAATTGAAAAACGCTGGTGTCAAGGAAGCGGTTGAAGAAGTTCACTCTATACAAATAACTCACTATCGCCTCCTGCAGGTCAATGAGGAAATCTCCACTGGTCATGCAATTGTGATAGAgctcatcatcacttttgagcTTGTCTTCACCGTCTTTGCCACCTGTGACCCCAAACGCAATGATCTCAAGGGTTCGGCAGCACTGGCTATTGGTCTGTCAGTGTGCATCGGCCATCTGTTTGCTGTGAGTATTGATTAGTATAGTTTCGGTACATTTCAGTTGCTTTCCAAGGCATGTTTCTTGTGAGTGCTTTAACTGTTTAGAGATGATATTTTCAATCCCGCACTGTCAAGCACATTTTTAAGCAGTACTTGAAGATCTTTATCCTTTAAAGATTAGCCTCTTGAGGTGTATCTGCTTAGTTCTCCTTTGGAGAATTTGTAGCCTAGCTACGATCCCAAGTGATGGTGTTATTTCCATGCCAATAGTCCCAGCAGAATCTGCAGATGAGGTGTTTATATGAAAGCTCATTTGTGTTGCTAAGGATGTTGGCAAGAGAGCAGGATGCCCTCTACATGCCCTTATGTATTTAGGCCTGGCGCTGGTACAAACACTATTTAAGAACCTTTAGAGCagatttatgatttaaaaagccAAACCGCTGTCACTCAGCTCATTCATTCTTCCCATATTTTCATGATAAATCTTCTctcacatttacatttcttcTCCTTGCATCTCTTCTCAAAATCCCAACCGAGGCCGATTGGAAAAATggacatttctgcaaaattatattttgttgctTATTGCAAGTTTTGCGACACTTTCGATATAGAATGTCTAGTAAGTGGTGCTAAAAGCATGTTTAGTTTTagcgttccaaacctgtaagaccttcgttcatttttgAAAGaccaattaagatatttttgatgaaatctgagaaaatagtccatgtaacatcagcgGTTCAACCTTAACTTTTTGAAGCTACAGGAGtattttttgtgcgcaaagaaaacaaaaatgacaactttattcaacaatttcttctcttccgtgtcagtcttcgacgcactttcacaagagtaccactaTGCATGGGTTCTGACGTAAAACCTGGATGCGCTacaccttgtttacaagcaaaggACTGTACACGCATGTGTTGTGGTACTGTCGTGAACGTGTGTCAAAGGCTCACATGAAAGGGTAGAGGTAGAGGTAGACCGATGAATCGGCATCAGCCGATTGTGCTGCATATTAGTTTGATTAACAGGCCGGCGCATCTGCAAGCAGCTAAATATCGTTGTGGAACACGTAATGCTGCCTCTTACATGCAATTCAGATGACTTTCCTCAATAAATGTGTCTGTGGGTCCAACATAGCCTCCACAACATCATTGCTGGCGGCCAGTGCACTTCAGAGTAGTTACAAGCAGCAGACTGTGTGCAGAGATGTAAACTTTCGGtgaaacacactcacacatctTCCCATTATACAGTGTAAcacagtgtaaataagagattgattgtgtAGTTAGTGATTGATTATATGAGTAAGCTCGGCCAGTTTGCGCTATACATGGGGCGGCCTTTGCTCGGTTTCTCTGCATAATCCATTCACAATTTGAAGTAAAGTTTTGTTTGCCTTAGAGGATAAAACGTCCACGTATACTGTTTCAGGAATGACTAATGCAAGTGAATCTGCTAAATTATTCCGCTAAAAACACGAGTCATTGCTATGATTGACTGTGATAACTGTAGCAGTGGACAGAACAAACTATCTGACAAGCTGACGTCAAAATAGAGCTCTACATTAATACAGAGTAAATTCAGtgtatcaaaaatacagaaacaacaCGTCTGTGTTGGCTGATTATATAGCATCTTTTACAGTTAAAGGTAGAACTTAAggcaatgtttaaaaatgtattttttaacttaaatctcaaaatatttcaaacaatgcattattatttaattgtacatGCTAAACTTTATATTTCAGTACAATATGAAGTACAAAAATGAGCTATaacagtaattttataatatatctaAAAGCAAGATGTGAAAACTAGCAAGAGGAAATGGTAACTGAGCTAATTAGTGTTCCTCTGCTGCCATCTACTGGATATAAACATCATTTCACGTAATTTTCAACTCCTGAATCTTTGTTTTCCATCAGGATTTTTGGCAGTTTTTTCATGTCATCTTCATAAATTAATCTTTAAAGGAAATTTTACTGCACaactagagagagagagaaaaaaactaatataataaataaataaactaatataaaaatattaaataaaaatattactgtctACTATTGTctactaaattatatttttacttttttataatttatacttttttgttttctgaaactTGATGAATGCTGCTAAGTGACTTTTTAATTGCGTGAGCACtttgttttacttaaaatgaTAAGTAGATTTCAGATTCGGCCAAAAATATAACGGCCAAAAAATCTGCATCATATGTCGGCCATCGGCTACCCTGATTTCTAAGTATCAGCACTGGCATTGGCCAGACAAAAACCCATACTGGTCGACCTctacatggaagagaagaagttgttgaataaagtctttatttttgttttctgtgcacacaaaaagtattctcgtagcctcataacattacggttgaaccactgatgacacatggactatttttacaatgtccttactacctttctgggccttgattgtgtcagttgtgttgctgtctatgcagggtcagaaagctcttggatttcttaattcttaaatatcttaatttgtgttctgaagatgaacaaaggtcttatgggtttggaacgacatgagggtgagtaattaatcacaaagtttttgtgtgaactatccctaagTTGTTTTTTATACTGCATAAACCACATTTTCTGAAGTAACAATGCCATTTTAACCtgtttcttaatttttattgagTGGCATGACTTGTACACAAGTCCTGCACCAGGTGCgctaccaagcaagtttactatgtcaaAAAACCCATACAGATGGAGTTGGTTATGtgatgaaaacatcaaaatgtCATAACA
This is a stretch of genomic DNA from Labeo rohita strain BAU-BD-2019 chromosome 20, IGBB_LRoh.1.0, whole genome shotgun sequence. It encodes these proteins:
- the aqp4 gene encoding aquaporin-4 isoform X2 → MTSCGALDRFRRCVSSCSCNNSIMAAFKGVWTQEFWRAVSGEFLAMIIFVLISLGSTINWTAKQENPPPVDLVLISLCFGLSIATLVQCFGHISGAHINPAVTAAMVATRKLSLAKGVFYLLAQCLGAVVGSAILYGVTPASVRGGMGVTSVNEEISTGHAIVIELIITFELVFTVFATCDPKRNDLKGSAALAIGLSVCIGHLFAIPYTGASMNPARSFGPAVIMAKWQDHWVYWVGPLIGGILAAAVYEYLFCPDPDLKRRYADVLSKGPFQIDPYRVVDMDSYPNEQAQLMAKQATIRVLDLERAEKKEREAAGEVLSSV
- the aqp4 gene encoding aquaporin-4 isoform X1 codes for the protein MTKELSQDSVPNRSCGFLRRCVSSCSCNNSIMAAFKGVWTQEFWRAVSGEFLAMIIFVLISLGSTINWTAKQENPPPVDLVLISLCFGLSIATLVQCFGHISGAHINPAVTAAMVATRKLSLAKGVFYLLAQCLGAVVGSAILYGVTPASVRGGMGVTSVNEEISTGHAIVIELIITFELVFTVFATCDPKRNDLKGSAALAIGLSVCIGHLFAIPYTGASMNPARSFGPAVIMAKWQDHWVYWVGPLIGGILAAAVYEYLFCPDPDLKRRYADVLSKGPFQIDPYRVVDMDSYPNEQAQLMAKQATIRVLDLERAEKKEREAAGEVLSSV